TCTTCGTATCCGTTGTAcgatttatttaatttctcgaTCACCGAAGAAACCCCAAAATCCGCCATTAACTCTCTgcgaaagaaaaatgttggaGCTCCGTCTACTCCAAGGGGGTCTTCTGAAGAAGGTTCTTGAAGCCATGAAGGATCTCGTCAACGACGCCAATTTTGATTGTTCCCCTACTGGTTTCTCTCTCCAAGCCATGGATTCTAGTCACGTTGCTTTGGTCTCTCTCCTTCTCCGCTCAGAGGGTTTCGAGCACTATCGCTGCGATCGCAACGTCTCCATGGGTATGAACCTCAACAATATGGCTAAGATGCTTCGCTGCGCTGGCAACGACGACATCGTTACGCTCAAGGCCGATGATGGTAGCGATTGCATCACCTTCATGTTCGAAAACCCTTGTCAGTAAACTACCccatttccttcctttttattttttttaccaaaacaAGTTATTAACTACAGCGATTTTAGATAAGTTTAGAGATAGATTAGAAAGATTTAAAGATTCAGTAGTTATGCAATCACTCTCATAAATACTCAATgagatttatattatttacaaCAACCAAAAGacgaagaacaaaaaaaaaaaagaaaaaagaattaataaagCAGCTTCAGTTATTTGTTTCTGTTTCGACATACTTCGATCGTGGACAATTTCTAACGAGGACTTACTGAGAAATGTTTCCGGACATTGTAGGTGAAATACTAATCCACTGGTTTTGAATGAACTCAATGGAAGTTAGTAGACTAGTTTTAGATTCCGTCAATGAGCAATGCAATGTATGAATCTCAGTGATGAGTTAGGAAATAGTTATTCTGACTCATAATTGTTCGTTTCCGTGTTTAGCGCAAGATAAGATAGCTGATTTTGAGATGAAGTTGATGGACATTGATAGCGAGCATCTCGGAATCCCTGATGCCGAATATCAGTCAATTGTTAGAATGCCAGCAGCTGAGTTTGCGAGGATTTGCAGGGATCTCAGCACCATTGGCGATACTGGTAATCATTTGAATCATTTCGTTTCTTTTAGGAGGCATTATTCGAACATGTATAGGTTAACGAATAACCGATTTGTCTCAGTTCTGATCTCTGTGTCCAAGGAAGGAGTTCAATTCTCAACCAGAGGAGATATGGGCACTGCCAATATCGTTTGCAGACGAAATACCACAGTTGATAAGGTTTTTAACTCGATCACATAGCACAAACAATTCATTACAATTGATTCTGGGAATGTTATGGGCCCTGTTctgttctaaaaaaatgtaggaCAATGGTTTATCAATGTCGATCAATTGTTTTGATGGCTTATTTCTTTGTGAATTGAAATTTCACAGCCTGAAGAAGATGTCATAATAGAGATGGAAGAACCAGTTAGCTTAACCTTCGTCCTGAGGTACCTCAACTCTTTCACAAAGGCAACCCCTCTGGCAACTCAGGTGACCATTAGCATGTCTTCAGACCTACCTATGGTGATTGAATACAGAATTGAAGGTATGGGTTATATAAGATACTACTTGGCTCCTAAGatcgatgaagaagaagaagaagctgcaGCTGAAGCGATTCGCAGACCTGAGATAGAGCCCAAGAATACAGAAAAAGCAAAACCTAAAGCAGATTTGAAGCCAAAGGTCAAGCCTAAACCTGAATCAGAGATGAAGATTGACGAGGACAATGAGTCTGTAAATGAATTCAATGCTGAAGAGGAAACTAATACTCCCAAGGAACCGAAGATTGAAACGATGGAACTTTGAGTGATGCCCGAAGTGAAATTAGTTAGGTAGTAGGAAACGTTAGCCACTTCTTAACTCCTGTTGATTAGGTTAGTAGCAAGGGGTAATTTTTGTGACATAAATGCAACAATTGGTGGCTATATGTTTTTGGAATCTATTGTAAGAATCTAGACTAATATTTTGGGGTCAGGATTGGTTACCATTTCATCCAAATCCTGACCATGGAAGGAGAAATGAGAAGTTGATGTATTTCTGTATTTTCTTGCAACCAAGCAGAATTACCCTGTAACAAAGTTCAGAGTAACTAGGAATTAACATATTAAACGTGGTTTTTCCCCCTTAATTGATCAAGGAGTGACAATAACAGGCGAGTTTTATGTAAATAATCAGTTCTATTAATCCTTTCTAAAGAAGTAAAGCCTTGTCCCATAATTCTTCCTTATtaaattctctattttgtGACAGATCTTGTGAGGATGATACAGATATAAACCAATGCCTAAGCTAATAAGCTTTCaggggaaaaaagaatttggagGCTATATAGTCAAGAGCAGTTATAACAGGCCGATCTACACCCACTGCCTCCGGTATTGAGGCTACTGCCTGCCACCGTGCAAAAAACGAGTGAGAAAATGCACTTCAGTTTGCATTATTCTCATTTGCTTCTTTTCTTGGATTCGCTGTAGAGGATAACTCCAATAACTGTGAGTAAGTAACCAAGCATTCCTGTAACTGACACCggatttctaaaaattaaaattgagatcACCACAGCAACAGCCCCCTTAGCATTTCCAAGAACCTGAAACGAACAACAGCTCATGAATTATATGATAGAGTTTGGGTTTTGAGGGAGGAGACGACACTTATATTTCGAAGCACAGCGACAAAGAAAATTTCTGTACTACAGAGCCCAAATACATTAAACTGTTGAGGCGAGCTTTCACAAATCCTTCAATAACAATACCTCAAATGGTTTATGCTAATGTCTCAACCCTCCAAAAACAAACACTTGAATATAGGAAGAGAACATAGATCACTTCTCGTAAGTATCATTTTAATGATGTAATTGTTGGAGACTCTCAAAggaatacaaaaaaaacaaaacatggttaaaaaaaaggatagaGCATAATAACTCCTAAGGAATCATCATTTGAATGGATCAAAAAGATCAAAAAGAAGACTCCTCCCCCTCCAAGGATGCATCATTCAAATGGGATTTACTGGGGacttccaaaagaaaaaaaaaaaaaaaaaaaaaactactaaGGATAAGATGAGAGAAACATAAGTATGAGTGAAGAAAGTAGGCATACCTGAAGTGTCAAGGCACTGGTGTGTTTGGTAACCAAAAAGTTGGTTAGATTTACAAAGTACGCAAGTGCAGAGTTGAATAGCAGATACCAGATGATCTTTTTATCTTCTCGAGCAAGAGCCAGAGTGATACCGACCACATTTTCTTCCATGAAAAGTGCTGCAGGCAGCAGAAACACAACGGCTATAGGAGCCATATACAGAAGAAGATTCATGGAATTCAGCTTCTCTCTGAGAAAGATAAGATAAATGTCCCAGCTCTCagttaaaaacaaattattcatttttctccCATTCACAATCAaatcacaaaacaaaaactccCTTACCCTTCAGAAGAAAGCAAAATTCCTTGCAGTACTGATTTGAGTGCCCTTGCAGCCGTAGCTGCGATACATATTATAAATCCAAACAGATGGAAACTTGGTTCACCCTGATATCGATTGACACTACAAAGAATCAGTAACACAAAGCTGGAAAGTAGAGAAACAACATTAATTATAACAACCAATTTTCCTAAAGGCAACAATCATTCAAGCAGGACTAGAACAACAACTAACTCATCTATCTCCATTTTCCCACCCAAAGGCCTCCCAACACCaatagaaagagagaagatgaGAGAAATACTCCTCGAAGCAAcaatcattttttgttttttttttttttttgttttaaaaaaatgcatgaaGTGACCATTCATACGGAATAATCCTTGAAACAACCCCTAAAAGAATCACAAGGCCACAAACCATATCGGCCATTGACTTagaaatatcaaacaaaatttccaACCCCAGATCAGACACTTACATATGCTTATCCTGTTGAATcatggacaaaaaaaaaccctagaaCCAAACTGACAAAATTCGCTGAACGAAGTTGTTGAAACAATTAGCAAATACCAAGACAGGAGCATTTTAATCCCAATTAGCAAGTAATTACAATAGCTAAGAATCAAGCAACCCTCGCACAAAGATCACAGCAATTTGGATTAGCAAAAAAGTAGAAGGTGTCTTACCCCACTAGCAATAATGACGCCAGTAACAACAGGGATGAGAGTAACATAAGTGAGCCAAGCTTCCCTCTTCATCGTCATGAGGTAAGCAAAAACCGCCGTAAAGAAAGGCGTGGTAGCCCCAACAGCCTGATTGAACGAGACTGGCAGATATCTAAGAGAAATGTTGCCAAAGACAACAGAAATACAAAACACAAAGCTAAGAGCCGAAATCTTCATAAATTGGATCCGAGATCGAATAGTCTGCATCGGAACCATCTTCAACCAAGCAATCGCAACATAGCTAAGCAAAGAGCAAGCAGTCATGTGGCACATAGTCAAGAAGATCGGGTACTTGAAGCCATAGTTGCTAAGCAAATACTTGTTCAACAAAAGAACGCCAATGTTGGACGAGTACCAGGAAATGACAAGCCCGATCGTGAAAAAACGACTCGAACCTTTCATTTCGGCTGTCGGTCTCGATGGAGGGCGGAGATTTTTGAAACTCGTCGATTGGAGCTCCGATTGGGGACGCTAGCACATGGATCTGGAAGTCAAATCTAGAAAAGTGAAGCGAGAAAGAGACACATTACAGAGGAAGGAAGGTGGGGTTTTCCATGGATCTGAGAACAGAATTCCATGGGAGAATTGGGGGGTGGTGTGaagagaggaggagaaagtTGAAAAGGGGAAATTGGAGAAATGGGTCTTCGTCAAATGGGAAGCAATCGAGCTTTCAGGATGGCCGACGAGGAAGGGGAAGGACGAGGGATTCATATTCCTACAatatgttaattattattatttattacttttttcttgttatttttttttttatttattttttttttttttttttNNttttttttttttttttttttttttttttttttttttttttaagtaaggagaaaatatatacttatttattttcttgttatacttatttatttattcggTTTTGTCAAACCATAAGTGAGTTTATTTCTTTGTCGATAAAATATTACTTACCgaaattaagttttattcgACTTTCATATCGATATGAAACTTCACTAGATTGCGTTTAGGCCCTTTATTAGATCAAAACAACCTTCAAATACTCCCTTGAAGTTTACAGAATGATTTTCAACACTTATCAAGATTTGTTTAGACATTGTGACACTTACTGAGAGATAATTGGGTAAAGTGAAACTTATTGATCCATTAATTGGGACATTTTTGGCTCAATATAGTACGAATCCAGAACTCCCAAGTTGCACTAATACCTCATGATGTCATCTTGAACTTTGGATATCATCGACCTTCGCTACTCACTCCAACACGTTTAATGAGAATGATCTACAAGTCAACTTCGACGATTAAGACATCTGTCCAACCGAGTATTAAGGATGAATCCTTATATCCATGTCCGAGAGTCATTTATGCAGACTGTCAGAACTCAAACCTTATGTTTCAATCATTTCATCCCAACAtccacatatttatttatactaactaataataactaataatGAGTAGTTtcattacattaaaaaatgtctttttTAGGGTGAAATTTACCATTATTTATCCATAAATTCCAATCTTTTATTTGTagaatcatttttaaaaagaaaatcatactTGTTTGAGAAGCAAAAAGAAGCAGTTTGTAATCATCAATTTTCCTTCCGTAATTTGAGATTATCACAACTTAGTAAAACTAttcaatatcatcaaatttAGTGTAATATGATTAATCAATAGGAGtcgagaaataaaaatgtaaggGCAGGTGACACCAGGTGACAGCTAAATTATTCGGAGTGATCCTGGAGGAAAAACTTGcatttaaattcattcaaatcacCAGCTCATTAGATACCAAAGCGTTTTATAATAAGTGACAAACAAAACATCAAATCTCTTTACTTTGCATGTCAACCCTTACTTTACGAGAAATTCATCAAGTTGCTTACATCTACGAGAACGTAACTTTAATGAATCCCTTCAGATAGCTTTCAAAGAAGGCATATAGATATGTTGACTTTCCTTTGATTAATGCATCATATCACCACTTCTTCTCCACATGGTAGCTTCCAATCTACAAAGTAGATGGCACACCAATACTCTGTTCAATTTGACAAACACAACCTTTTGTTGTCCAGATAATGCcaacaattataaaattcgACATGAGTTTTGATCACTAGGTCTTCACAATTCATTTAACTAATTGACCAATATCGCAAGCTTGATAACATCAAAGTATTTACTTTGACCTCCATTATCCATAATAGGATAGAGAAGAAAGGGAAATCAGAGTATTAACCATGAGAACATTAGCCCTAACTTCATAACAACTTAAGACCAAAAGTACGTCGAGGGTTTGTATACGGGAAACCCACTTGAGAAGAGTGCAACTTAATAACTTGACACATGAAAATGTTAATAACGaatggttttaaaactctGTTCAACTACATGACGGTGAAACATTGCCTAAATAGCAAAAATGACTCAGTTCAGAAACAGAAAATGGTTCTATCTTAGCTCACaaaatgtaacaaaaatataaatcccTTCATGTAACACCCACCCACTCGTTTCATCCAGGCAAGGCATTGCTGCAAAGACAAAATAAGCATTGGTAAACAAACAGAAGCTAAGTAATATAATCAGCAGTAGTGAAATGGAAAACTAGATTGTCTAAGTAGTGTAGTGAACTAATTTCCACATCCCCACCCCccaacaaaaaatcaaaacatttgGAGCCCGTTAGTCTGAGAAAGTTCAAACATCACGTCTGTTCATATCAGTAATTATCTAACAGCAAAAACAAGAGTCAATGCAACATCATCATAATACAATATACAACAAATGAAGGACTCAGAAGCATACGTAGCTCCTGATTAAGAACAAGTCTGACAATAACAAGATCCTCTCAACAACAAATAAGTAACTGTAACAATACAATTAAATGTAGCAACGACCACATTTATTATGTATATCCATGtacaatttatgaatttcGTCTTACTAAAATTCAAGTACTGACCACAACCAATACAAGAACTACCAATAAAGGAAACACGACAATGACCCAAggcaaaaaaatatttttaaattgattaattgGTCAAAACATGATATACAAACACTACATAAACACCAACAACTGGCTTTCACTTCATGACTTGTGTCGTAGTCTAATAAACTACTCAACAAAATGCATCCAAGCTGCAACATTGGGTTTTCTCCATCATCGAACTCTACCTAGAAAATACTTTATGATCTTGATACTTCTCCTCGCATGAAGGTCAAACCtactctttctcctttcattCATTCCATTTTAAGGTATGTAGGCAAAATCAAAACATGAGAAATTAGGTATTATTTCACTCATTAATTTCCTATCCTTTTAACCATCGATTCTACTATTCCATCTGGGTTTGTCTTTTAGTCTGATTTTATTAGTAGTCATGATTAAAAGGGGCTGGAGCACTTGACCCTTTAGATTTTTTTGGGTCAAAATCCAAGAACGAAGCTTTGAATAGGATCAGAAAGGAGGGAGTGCAGTAGACATTTGATAGACATATTCTACATCTTTTATCCCTACTCATCCTTCAACCCTTTATATTACCAAGCCAAAAATTGGACAACATTGGGTAGTAAGAAAAGGACGCACCATAAAGGTGATATCACAAATGTTATGGACTAGTAAATACATggttaaaaacaaaagatctAA
This genomic window from Cucurbita pepo subsp. pepo cultivar mu-cu-16 chromosome LG01, ASM280686v2, whole genome shotgun sequence contains:
- the LOC111807575 gene encoding proliferating cell nuclear antigen-like translates to MLELRLLQGGLLKKVLEAMKDLVNDANFDCSPTGFSLQAMDSSHVALVSLLLRSEGFEHYRCDRNVSMGMNLNNMAKMLRCAGNDDIVTLKADDGSDCITFMFENPSQDKIADFEMKLMDIDSEHLGIPDAEYQSIVRMPAAEFARICRDLSTIGDTVLISVSKEGVQFSTRGDMGTANIVCRRNTTVDKPEEDVIIEMEEPVSLTFVLRYLNSFTKATPLATQVTISMSSDLPMVIEYRIEGMGYIRYYLAPKIDEEEEEAAAEAIRRPEIEPKNTEKAKPKADLKPKVKPKPESEMKIDEDNESVNEFNAEEETNTPKEPKIETMEL
- the LOC111807584 gene encoding probable sugar phosphate/phosphate translocator At3g11320 — translated: MKGSSRFFTIGLVISWYSSNIGVLLLNKYLLSNYGFKYPIFLTMCHMTACSLLSYVAIAWLKMVPMQTIRSRIQFMKISALSFVFCISVVFGNISLRYLPVSFNQAVGATTPFFTAVFAYLMTMKREAWLTYVTLIPVVTGVIIASGGEPSFHLFGFIICIAATAARALKSVLQGILLSSEGEKLNSMNLLLYMAPIAVVFLLPAALFMEENVVGITLALAREDKKIIWYLLFNSALAYFVNLTNFLVTKHTSALTLQVLGNAKGAVAVVISILIFRNPVSVTGMLGYLLTVIGVILYSESKKRSK